From a region of the Nonlabens sp. Hel1_33_55 genome:
- a CDS encoding GumC family protein produces the protein MENIQNTSSDTSIGQLIAPYLRVWPWLILSVFIALLGAFLYLRYTAKSYQASASIIIKDTQGGGGFSELSTFQDIGVLGSSGNSLANEIEILTSKRLVRAVVNELHLGVQILQEGNIKITDVYTEFPYAARFIDDVGSSPKDRKTQSIYLKTVSDSSFAFKLVENEPYQEFNFDTPLLLPQGSLFLTPKSLISPPSNFGREYVIKMLNAENLVSSIASRLQVSTGSRGGSVLNLSLTDNVLARAVDILNELVIQYNADAINDKNLVATNTARFIEERIEAISVDLDSVENTIQDFKTSNNISNIEAQSQMNLDFSSEFTKRLIEAESELQVGNFLQQSLQSTPLGELLPGNVGLQSLEINTGLDQYNRLALRYQELLKTSTELNPTVIQYRDQLTTLRNSILSSLSGYLSALRIKRNALSAQESKVDDRIAEVPEAERVFRGIARNQTIIESIYLFLVTKREETAISLAVTAPKAKVVDAAWGSTSSIAPKSNVIYSGALISGLLIPLAFVYLMGLFNNKIENRKDVTNRLSNTPFLGEVPELSSDESDMIEKNDRSVLAESFRILRTNLQYKLSALGSSVKSPVVIVTSSVKGEGKTFVSFNLAMTMANSGKNVLLIGGDIRNPQLHRYLEKGSKNLKGVTEFLVYPEYKPEELIHESDANPNLKIFLSGAIPPNPAELWMSSRVDELLAYGKANYDVVIIDSAPSMLVTDTLLISDKADVTVYVARANYTEKPLLDFVSDTIESEKLKNVAMVLNNVKIANFGYGNKYAYSYGVDQDSAWTRLMKTLKFKK, from the coding sequence TTGGAAAATATTCAGAATACCTCATCAGATACCTCTATTGGACAACTTATAGCTCCTTACTTACGGGTATGGCCTTGGTTGATTCTCAGCGTTTTTATCGCATTATTAGGAGCTTTTTTATACCTTAGATATACTGCAAAGTCCTATCAAGCTTCGGCCTCCATTATCATTAAAGATACCCAAGGCGGAGGAGGTTTTTCTGAGCTCAGTACATTTCAGGATATAGGAGTTCTTGGAAGTTCAGGTAACAGCCTGGCTAATGAAATTGAAATTCTTACCTCTAAACGATTGGTGAGAGCTGTCGTGAATGAGCTTCACTTAGGCGTGCAAATTTTGCAAGAAGGGAATATTAAAATCACAGACGTTTATACGGAGTTCCCATATGCTGCCCGTTTTATAGATGATGTAGGATCTAGTCCTAAGGATAGAAAAACTCAATCTATCTATTTAAAAACAGTAAGCGACAGCTCCTTTGCTTTTAAACTGGTTGAAAATGAACCTTACCAAGAGTTTAATTTTGATACTCCACTACTATTACCACAAGGCTCTTTATTTCTAACTCCTAAGTCCTTGATATCACCACCATCTAATTTTGGACGGGAATATGTTATCAAAATGTTAAATGCAGAAAACTTAGTATCTTCTATAGCGTCTCGCCTTCAAGTTTCTACTGGTAGTAGAGGTGGAAGTGTATTGAACCTATCTCTAACAGATAATGTTTTGGCTCGTGCTGTTGATATTCTTAATGAATTGGTCATTCAATATAATGCGGATGCTATTAATGATAAAAATCTCGTTGCTACTAATACTGCACGATTTATTGAAGAACGGATAGAGGCCATAAGTGTTGATTTAGATTCCGTTGAAAATACTATACAAGATTTTAAGACCTCTAATAATATTTCTAACATTGAGGCACAATCTCAAATGAATCTTGACTTTTCTAGCGAGTTCACGAAGCGACTGATCGAAGCAGAGTCTGAACTACAAGTTGGAAATTTTTTACAACAGTCGTTGCAATCTACGCCCCTAGGGGAGTTGTTACCTGGCAATGTAGGCTTGCAGAGTCTAGAAATTAATACTGGATTGGATCAATATAATCGACTAGCGCTACGTTATCAAGAACTTTTGAAAACCTCTACCGAATTGAACCCCACAGTTATTCAATATAGGGATCAACTCACCACCTTACGTAATTCAATATTAAGCTCATTGAGTGGTTATCTATCTGCTTTACGAATCAAGCGTAATGCTTTGAGCGCTCAAGAATCTAAGGTGGACGATAGGATTGCTGAGGTTCCCGAAGCAGAACGTGTCTTTAGAGGTATTGCACGTAATCAAACCATCATCGAGTCTATTTATCTATTTTTAGTTACTAAACGAGAGGAGACTGCTATTTCACTAGCCGTTACTGCTCCAAAAGCAAAAGTTGTAGATGCAGCTTGGGGAAGTACATCAAGCATTGCGCCTAAATCCAATGTTATTTATTCAGGGGCATTGATTTCAGGACTATTGATCCCTTTAGCGTTTGTTTATTTGATGGGCCTTTTTAATAACAAGATTGAAAATCGTAAAGACGTTACGAATAGACTTTCCAATACTCCTTTTCTAGGAGAGGTGCCCGAATTATCTTCTGACGAGTCCGACATGATTGAAAAGAACGATCGATCTGTACTGGCCGAGTCCTTTAGAATCTTACGAACCAATCTTCAATATAAACTTTCCGCTTTGGGAAGTTCAGTAAAATCTCCAGTGGTAATTGTTACCTCTTCTGTAAAAGGAGAAGGTAAAACATTTGTGTCTTTCAATCTTGCTATGACTATGGCTAATTCAGGAAAGAATGTCTTGCTCATCGGTGGTGATATTAGAAATCCACAATTGCATAGATATTTAGAAAAAGGTAGTAAGAACTTAAAAGGAGTAACGGAGTTTCTTGTTTATCCAGAATATAAACCCGAAGAACTGATTCATGAAAGTGATGCCAACCCAAATCTGAAAATATTCTTATCTGGAGCTATACCGCCTAATCCAGCCGAATTATGGATGAGTTCTCGAGTTGATGAGTTATTAGCTTACGGTAAGGCAAACTATGATGTGGTTATCATTGACAGTGCCCCATCGATGCTAGTTACAGATACTTTATTAATAAGCGATAAAGCAGATGTTACGGTATATGTGGCTCGAGCCAACTATACTGAAAAACCGCTGTTAGACTTTGTGAGCGACACCATAGAAAGTGAAAAGCTCAAGAATGTAGCTATGGTTCTTAATAATGTTAAGATCGCCAACTTTGGTTATGGGAATAAATATGCTTATTCCTATGGAGTGGATCAAGACAGTGCTTGGACTAGATTAATGAAAACCTTAAAGTTCAAAAAGTAA
- a CDS encoding OstA-like protein has product MTRPKYISAFVFIMLTAFVSLAQEQPVDSLIRVESPFESINEQEFPGAILYLRNAGKQVFVQHRGIEMYCDKAVFYKESNFIKAIGNVRMNQGDTITMSSKYAEYNGGNQLAFASGNVNMRSPESTLQTDTLWFNRKRQQAYYRSGGTVRDTASTLKSRVGTYFMKDKKYQFLDKVVVTNPEYVINSNHLNFYSDSGYVYMYGPSTITGKTSKVYCERGFYDTRADEGYFVKNSSIDYNDRNVKGDSLYFNRGRDFASGVNNIKITDTINNSIIKGDYAEVFRSKDSVFITKRAVAISLQGQDSVYIHADTLMITGKEDDRLVRGFYDVRLFKSDLSGRSDSIVSRQTTGLTKMITNPVLWSGKSQITGDSIFIQSNVETEKLDSLRVFYNAFIADQDTAGGFNQIKGKELTGLFKDNELSIVNIDKNVEHLIYLRNDIQELIGIDKRTSGRMVLELENQEVIVNTYYNEAKGTTFPPEELPVNARTLRGLNWREEERPYSYSDLFKGQPVPKQIKIQGLPLPKVEEDFFTEDDLENLNENSELKKEDLENREKDKIENIEGTGDN; this is encoded by the coding sequence ATGACGCGCCCTAAATATATATCTGCCTTTGTTTTTATAATGCTTACGGCATTTGTTTCCTTGGCGCAGGAGCAACCGGTTGATTCGCTTATAAGAGTAGAATCACCATTTGAGAGTATCAATGAGCAGGAATTTCCTGGAGCTATTTTGTACTTGAGAAATGCAGGAAAACAAGTCTTTGTGCAACATAGAGGTATTGAAATGTACTGCGACAAAGCCGTATTTTACAAGGAAAGTAACTTCATCAAGGCTATTGGTAACGTGAGGATGAATCAAGGTGATACCATTACCATGAGCTCCAAGTATGCCGAATATAATGGTGGCAACCAGCTTGCATTTGCTAGTGGAAATGTCAATATGCGTAGTCCAGAATCCACGCTTCAAACTGATACCTTGTGGTTTAATAGAAAACGTCAGCAAGCTTATTATCGTAGCGGTGGTACCGTACGGGATACAGCTAGCACCTTAAAAAGTAGGGTTGGCACTTATTTTATGAAGGATAAAAAATATCAATTCCTTGATAAGGTTGTAGTCACTAACCCAGAATACGTCATCAACTCCAACCACTTGAATTTCTATTCTGATTCAGGGTATGTGTACATGTATGGTCCATCGACCATTACCGGTAAAACGAGCAAGGTCTATTGCGAGCGCGGATTTTACGACACACGGGCAGATGAAGGGTATTTTGTAAAAAACTCCAGCATTGATTACAATGACCGTAATGTAAAGGGCGATAGTCTCTACTTTAATCGTGGACGAGATTTCGCTAGCGGAGTCAACAATATAAAGATCACAGACACCATTAATAATTCCATCATCAAAGGAGACTATGCCGAGGTTTTTAGGTCTAAGGACTCCGTTTTTATAACAAAACGAGCTGTAGCTATTTCATTGCAGGGTCAAGACAGCGTTTACATACATGCAGATACCTTAATGATCACTGGTAAAGAAGATGATAGATTGGTTCGAGGTTTTTATGATGTTCGGCTATTCAAAAGTGATCTGAGTGGTAGATCAGACAGTATCGTTTCTAGACAGACTACTGGTTTAACTAAGATGATTACAAATCCCGTTTTATGGAGTGGAAAGAGCCAGATTACTGGCGATAGCATTTTCATTCAAAGCAACGTGGAGACCGAAAAACTAGATTCCTTGAGAGTTTTCTATAATGCATTTATTGCAGATCAAGACACCGCTGGAGGATTCAATCAAATTAAGGGAAAGGAGCTCACGGGTTTATTTAAGGATAACGAATTGAGTATAGTCAACATTGATAAAAATGTGGAGCACCTCATTTATTTGCGCAACGACATTCAAGAGCTCATTGGAATTGATAAAAGAACGAGTGGTCGTATGGTCCTTGAACTAGAAAATCAAGAGGTAATTGTCAATACCTATTATAATGAGGCAAAGGGAACCACGTTCCCTCCAGAAGAGTTGCCCGTAAATGCACGAACCTTAAGAGGATTAAACTGGCGTGAAGAAGAGCGACCTTATTCCTATAGTGATCTTTTTAAAGGTCAACCTGTTCCCAAACAAATTAAGATCCAAGGGTTACCATTACCAAAAGTTGAAGAAGATTTCTTTACAGAAGACGATCTAGAAAACCTGAACGAAAACAGCGAGCTCAAAAAAGAAGATCTGGAAAACAGAGAAAAAGACAAGATTGAAAACATTGAAGGAACCGGTGACAATTGA
- a CDS encoding polysaccharide biosynthesis protein, producing the protein MTFFIASHLNVTFYEVLTLWEECVFISLVYFSSFFLFSTYAGLIRHSTFVDIFKIAFSCGFSAVLLAVISYSYYLFSGFKIFLIPFLIIHAVITFACMLMLRILVKSLYTYMMNMGRKKYRVLIMGVNDDSIAVGEALSISDHQNFVLAGFVSFKKRYQKIKIQGAPIFKYDADFFERIVDYKVNGIVLVGSQLSVSEKNKIVDRALEKNLRIYYAPSISQWENASDVSANIKEIQIEDLLERSPILLDDTKINEYLSGRSILVTGGAGSIGSEIVRQVSQYHPKKLIVLDQAESPLHSLELELRKNFPNIDFEFVLADVRKKNRLEHIFQSNDLSVVFHAAAYKHVPLIERNPTEAVQVNILGTITLADLASAYQVDRFVMVSTDKAVNPTNVMGASKRAAEIYVQALMHSGSSDTKFITTRFGNVLGSNGSVIPYFKEQIKNGGPVTVTHENIIRYFMTIPEACQLVLQAGTMGQGGEVFVFDMGKPVKIMDLARKMIKLSGLEPDTDIEIAVIGLRPGEKLYEELLSDAATALPTHHKKILRAIDEPMPLDRVMHLIIEIAAAAETSDDVLMINQLKILVPEFKSENSVYQLLDSDRKN; encoded by the coding sequence ATGACGTTTTTCATAGCGTCTCATCTCAACGTTACATTTTATGAAGTGTTAACTCTTTGGGAAGAATGTGTTTTCATCTCTTTAGTTTATTTCTCTTCGTTTTTCCTTTTTAGTACTTATGCTGGGTTAATTCGCCACAGCACTTTTGTTGATATTTTCAAAATAGCTTTCTCCTGTGGTTTCAGCGCTGTTTTATTAGCTGTGATAAGCTATAGCTACTATTTATTTTCAGGGTTTAAAATTTTTCTCATTCCATTTTTAATCATTCACGCGGTCATCACATTTGCGTGTATGTTAATGTTGCGCATTTTAGTAAAGTCTTTATATACCTATATGATGAATATGGGACGTAAAAAATACCGTGTTTTGATTATGGGAGTCAACGATGACAGTATTGCTGTTGGAGAAGCCTTATCTATTTCAGATCATCAAAATTTTGTACTTGCTGGTTTTGTCAGTTTTAAAAAGCGATATCAAAAGATAAAAATACAAGGTGCTCCCATCTTTAAATATGATGCTGATTTTTTTGAACGTATTGTTGACTATAAAGTAAACGGTATTGTTCTAGTTGGGAGTCAGTTGAGTGTTTCAGAGAAGAATAAAATAGTAGATCGAGCCTTAGAAAAAAATCTGAGAATTTATTATGCTCCATCCATCTCCCAATGGGAGAACGCCTCTGATGTAAGTGCTAATATCAAAGAAATACAGATTGAAGATTTGCTGGAACGTTCTCCCATTTTGCTTGATGACACTAAAATTAATGAGTATTTGAGTGGAAGGTCCATATTAGTTACTGGTGGTGCGGGTTCTATAGGAAGTGAAATTGTTAGGCAGGTAAGTCAATACCACCCTAAAAAATTAATAGTCCTGGATCAAGCCGAATCTCCGCTACATTCCCTAGAATTGGAGCTAAGAAAAAACTTCCCAAATATTGACTTTGAATTCGTTCTCGCCGATGTGCGTAAAAAGAATCGTTTGGAGCATATTTTTCAAAGTAATGATCTATCCGTCGTGTTTCACGCTGCCGCCTACAAGCATGTTCCCTTGATCGAACGTAACCCTACCGAGGCGGTGCAAGTTAATATCCTAGGCACCATTACCCTAGCTGACCTGGCTTCTGCCTATCAAGTGGACCGATTTGTTATGGTAAGCACAGATAAGGCTGTAAATCCTACTAATGTTATGGGCGCCAGTAAGCGTGCAGCAGAAATATATGTGCAGGCCTTGATGCATTCTGGGAGCTCAGACACTAAATTTATTACTACCCGATTTGGGAACGTTCTAGGTTCCAATGGGTCTGTTATACCCTATTTTAAGGAGCAAATTAAAAATGGTGGGCCGGTCACCGTGACCCATGAAAATATCATACGTTATTTTATGACTATTCCCGAGGCCTGCCAACTTGTGTTGCAAGCAGGTACCATGGGGCAAGGAGGTGAAGTTTTTGTTTTTGACATGGGGAAACCCGTCAAAATCATGGATCTGGCTCGTAAAATGATAAAGTTGTCTGGACTGGAACCGGATACCGATATTGAAATCGCGGTTATAGGTTTACGACCTGGAGAAAAGCTTTACGAAGAACTGTTGAGCGATGCTGCTACCGCTTTGCCTACCCATCATAAAAAAATATTGCGAGCTATAGACGAGCCCATGCCGTTAGATCGGGTGATGCATTTGATCATTGAAATTGCCGCCGCAGCAGAAACGTCTGATGATGTTTTAATGATTAACCAATTAAAAATACTCGTACCTGAATTTAAGAGTGAAAATAGTGTTTATCAACTGTTGGATTCGGATCGAAAAAATTAA
- a CDS encoding polysaccharide biosynthesis/export family protein, giving the protein MYYRFLVLILFSILLVNCVSREKVVYLNDIDSLEQTSNTTYSTIIKTNDILNISVSSSNMESVQDFNKSTGSANNLSGNTSLSSQPVGYLVDGSGNINFPVLGTLSVAGLKKSDLELLLQDKLSVYSKDALVDVRILNFKITILGEVNAPGTYPITDERITILQAIGLAGDLTLNGQRGNVLLLREVNGTQESFRVDLTTTALLDSPVYYLQQNDVVYIEPSKNQINSTAVGADTRLYLSLASFLLTLVLLFVR; this is encoded by the coding sequence ATGTATTATAGATTTCTAGTTTTGATTCTCTTTTCCATATTATTGGTGAACTGCGTCTCTCGTGAAAAGGTAGTTTACCTAAATGATATAGATTCGTTAGAACAAACTTCAAACACTACCTATTCTACTATCATCAAAACCAATGATATTTTGAACATTAGTGTTTCTAGTAGTAATATGGAGAGCGTGCAAGACTTTAATAAATCTACTGGGTCTGCTAATAATTTATCTGGAAACACGTCATTATCATCACAACCTGTAGGCTATCTTGTGGATGGGTCAGGCAATATCAACTTTCCTGTATTAGGAACATTATCTGTGGCTGGATTAAAAAAATCTGATTTGGAACTTCTACTGCAAGATAAGTTGTCCGTTTATTCTAAAGATGCGTTGGTTGATGTGCGTATTTTAAACTTTAAAATCACCATTCTGGGTGAGGTAAATGCGCCAGGTACCTATCCCATAACAGATGAACGAATTACAATTCTACAAGCTATAGGACTGGCAGGAGACCTTACTTTAAATGGACAACGTGGTAATGTATTGCTTTTAAGGGAAGTGAATGGTACTCAAGAATCTTTTAGAGTTGACTTAACTACTACTGCATTACTGGATTCCCCAGTCTATTATTTACAACAAAACGATGTCGTTTATATTGAACCGAGTAAGAATCAAATCAATTCAACAGCTGTTGGTGCCGATACCCGGTTGTATTTATCCTTGGCTTCATTTCTGTTGACGCTTGTGCTATTATTTGTTAGATAA
- a CDS encoding aspartate aminotransferase family protein: MKEDFFKYQAPTTPFAPGLEIDSASGNYITDIAGKKYLDMVAGVSALPLGHCHPKIIAAVKTQLDRYMHVMVYGEYSQQPAVELCKLLASTMPAPLEMTYLVNSGTEAIEASIKLARTVTQRSEIIAMKNCYHGNTLGSLSLMDYEERKAPFRPLLPDVNHIQFNCLPDLNKITERTAAVIMETIQGGAGFIMPDERWFNALREKCTATGSLLILDEIQPGVGRTGTMWHFQQYGIVPDVVVSGKGLAGGLPIGSLTASAAHLNHFKTSPMLGHITTFGGNPVIASAALATLKAVVEDGYMERMKMMELRFRESLLSKNIVQVRGTGLMLAAILPDAKYTAAIVDRCREKGVIFFLLLFEKRAIRITPPYTVTMDEIDHACNILKETIAEFYN, from the coding sequence TTGAAAGAAGACTTCTTTAAATACCAGGCTCCTACTACTCCATTTGCACCAGGATTAGAAATTGACAGCGCATCTGGCAATTACATTACAGATATCGCTGGAAAAAAATATCTTGACATGGTCGCTGGAGTAAGCGCGCTGCCATTAGGTCATTGTCATCCCAAAATTATAGCTGCGGTCAAAACTCAGCTGGATCGCTACATGCATGTAATGGTGTATGGCGAGTATTCACAACAGCCTGCCGTTGAACTTTGCAAACTGCTAGCCAGCACAATGCCTGCACCACTGGAAATGACTTATTTAGTTAACAGTGGTACAGAAGCCATTGAGGCTTCAATAAAACTTGCACGAACCGTCACACAGCGTTCTGAGATCATCGCCATGAAAAATTGCTATCATGGTAATACGTTAGGTTCCCTTAGTTTGATGGATTATGAAGAGCGTAAGGCTCCGTTTAGGCCGTTATTACCAGATGTTAATCACATACAATTCAATTGCCTACCAGATCTCAACAAAATTACCGAGCGTACAGCCGCCGTCATCATGGAAACTATTCAAGGTGGTGCAGGATTTATTATGCCAGATGAGCGTTGGTTCAACGCACTGCGAGAAAAGTGTACAGCAACCGGTAGCTTATTGATTCTGGATGAGATTCAGCCAGGAGTTGGTCGCACGGGCACCATGTGGCATTTTCAGCAATATGGAATCGTACCAGATGTGGTGGTTAGTGGTAAAGGTCTGGCTGGTGGCTTGCCTATAGGCTCATTGACGGCTAGTGCGGCACACCTCAATCATTTCAAAACCTCACCTATGTTGGGGCACATCACCACTTTTGGTGGGAATCCAGTGATCGCTTCGGCGGCTCTTGCAACTTTGAAAGCTGTTGTAGAAGATGGTTATATGGAACGTATGAAGATGATGGAATTACGCTTTCGCGAAAGCTTACTCTCCAAAAACATTGTGCAAGTAAGAGGTACTGGTTTGATGCTGGCTGCCATTTTGCCCGATGCTAAATACACGGCTGCCATAGTTGACCGATGCCGAGAAAAAGGAGTTATTTTCTTTTTATTGCTTTTCGAAAAACGCGCCATTCGCATCACTCCACCGTATACAGTGACCATGGACGAAATTGATCATGCCTGTAATATTTTGAAGGAAACTATCGCTGAATTTTACAACTAA
- a CDS encoding tyrosine-protein phosphatase codes for MFFFTKKIFLADAIDSIVDVHNHLLPNIDDGSDSLETTSQMIKLYRELGFSGVYTTPHTMEDYYGNDADKIKNSFTQTKADLSENEASFLLGTASEYMMDGGFEELLKTENFLTLPNKQLLFEFSYFQKPVNAEELIFEMNNLEIHPILAHPERYRYLDVKKILDFKNRGCALQLNVLSLSGHYGSDAKQKSLALLKDNQYEILATDAHKPEHLEKVKQIQMDKKIMPALQHLVEVQMAKFN; via the coding sequence ATGTTCTTTTTTACAAAAAAAATTTTCCTCGCTGATGCGATCGATAGTATTGTCGATGTGCATAATCATTTGTTACCTAATATCGATGACGGTTCAGATAGTCTGGAAACTACTTCTCAAATGATTAAGTTGTATCGAGAGTTGGGTTTTTCTGGAGTATATACAACACCACATACCATGGAAGATTACTATGGGAATGATGCGGATAAGATCAAAAACTCTTTCACTCAAACCAAGGCCGATTTATCAGAAAACGAAGCAAGTTTTTTACTGGGAACTGCATCAGAATATATGATGGATGGCGGCTTTGAAGAGCTTCTTAAAACAGAAAACTTCCTGACGCTACCAAACAAGCAGTTGCTATTTGAATTTAGTTATTTTCAAAAACCAGTCAATGCGGAAGAATTGATATTTGAAATGAATAATCTAGAGATCCATCCAATTCTGGCTCATCCAGAGCGATACAGATATTTAGATGTTAAGAAGATTCTAGACTTCAAGAATAGAGGCTGTGCCTTACAACTCAATGTATTAAGTCTTTCTGGACATTACGGATCAGATGCAAAGCAAAAATCACTTGCCCTTTTGAAAGATAACCAATATGAAATTCTTGCCACTGATGCTCACAAACCCGAGCATTTGGAAAAAGTAAAACAGATTCAAATGGATAAGAAGATCATGCCAGCTCTTCAACATCTAGTGGAAGTTCAAATGGCCAAATTCAATTAA
- a CDS encoding DUF6503 family protein: MKYLFSLFIMLFILTSCKDKTIEITEEPKEQTTELAVLSEDELLVDLVELAHGKEQFTNKEMVQFDIDLSFGGQQRLEGTVYMSTDSKYVRVDKTDGSSLIYDGKQVWMSPKDANNEGARFDMFTWSYFFALPFKLSDEGTITNLFPDTENFKVIRLTFENGTGDAPDDWYEIYIDKETDLIDHAGYIVTYGGTPAEKAAENAHAIAYSDYQTVENVPIATSWKFYNYSNGIDRSKVIGEANISNIEFGMVKKDLFSQPENAIEVNL; this comes from the coding sequence ATGAAATATTTATTTTCCCTTTTCATAATGCTCTTCATCCTCACCAGTTGCAAGGATAAAACAATAGAAATTACCGAAGAACCAAAAGAGCAAACTACTGAACTAGCAGTTCTAAGCGAAGATGAGCTACTTGTTGATTTGGTAGAATTGGCTCATGGTAAGGAGCAGTTTACTAACAAGGAAATGGTTCAATTTGATATTGACCTGAGTTTTGGAGGCCAGCAGCGATTGGAAGGAACTGTTTACATGTCCACAGATTCCAAATACGTAAGAGTTGATAAAACAGATGGAAGCTCTCTTATCTATGATGGAAAGCAGGTATGGATGAGTCCTAAAGATGCAAATAATGAAGGTGCTCGATTTGATATGTTCACTTGGAGCTATTTCTTTGCTTTACCTTTTAAATTATCAGATGAAGGCACCATCACCAATTTGTTTCCGGATACGGAAAATTTTAAAGTGATCCGGCTGACTTTTGAAAACGGAACAGGTGATGCACCAGATGATTGGTATGAAATTTATATCGATAAAGAAACTGATCTTATTGACCACGCAGGTTATATCGTCACCTACGGCGGGACGCCAGCAGAAAAGGCCGCAGAAAATGCTCACGCCATAGCGTACAGCGACTATCAAACAGTTGAAAATGTCCCTATAGCTACCAGTTGGAAATTTTATAATTATTCCAATGGTATTGATCGTTCTAAGGTGATAGGTGAAGCTAACATCAGTAATATCGAATTTGGTATGGTTAAAAAAGACCTTTTCTCGCAACCAGAAAATGCTATAGAGGTAAACTTATAA
- a CDS encoding tetratricopeptide repeat protein → MEFNLNSDDDLSIEKFELMLKTNEVGFFDSDEFEEIIEHYLENGKMALARKAIHLAMNQHPSSVNLRLFHAEMLIFDDKFDVAHGLLDELHELQPQNSEIFIQKANIFSKTEQHEKAINLLNDALALTDDRADVYNLIGMEFLFIEDYSSAKLNFMQCLELDDTDYSALYNIIYCFDFLQENQQAIDFLNMFLNKNPYCEVAWHQVGKQYFDLKMYEKSLAAFEFAIISDDHFVGAYLEKGKVLEKLGRYNEAIENYQITLELDDPTSFAYLRLGKCFNKLGNSEMAIKYYKKTINEDPLLDKGWIAIVDYYSKLLNYPKALSYIEKAIEVDGENALYWTRYAHLNKRLNFFEEAEYGYRKAIELGNYEEETWLSRADILLALGETEAVVSNLNHGLEFYPQQVEMEYRIAGAYYKLNENVKARFHLQNALKNDPEFVIILEELFPQLLKEKEVKDLIARYS, encoded by the coding sequence ATGGAATTCAACTTAAATAGTGATGATGATTTGAGCATTGAGAAGTTTGAATTAATGCTGAAAACAAACGAAGTAGGTTTCTTTGATAGTGATGAATTTGAAGAAATTATTGAACATTATCTAGAGAACGGAAAGATGGCTCTAGCCCGCAAAGCGATTCATCTTGCCATGAATCAGCATCCGTCATCAGTAAATCTTAGACTGTTCCATGCAGAGATGCTAATTTTTGATGACAAGTTTGACGTGGCTCATGGATTATTAGACGAGCTGCACGAACTACAACCTCAGAATTCTGAGATCTTTATCCAGAAAGCCAACATTTTTTCAAAAACTGAACAGCATGAAAAGGCTATCAACCTGCTTAACGATGCCTTAGCATTAACTGACGATCGCGCAGATGTTTACAATCTAATAGGAATGGAATTCCTTTTCATCGAAGATTATTCCAGTGCCAAACTCAATTTCATGCAGTGTCTAGAGTTAGATGACACAGATTATTCTGCGCTGTATAATATCATATACTGTTTCGATTTTTTACAGGAAAATCAGCAAGCGATCGACTTCTTGAATATGTTTCTAAACAAGAATCCGTATTGTGAGGTCGCTTGGCATCAAGTAGGGAAGCAGTATTTTGATTTAAAAATGTATGAGAAATCACTGGCAGCTTTTGAGTTCGCTATTATTTCTGATGACCACTTTGTTGGCGCTTATTTAGAAAAAGGAAAGGTTTTGGAAAAGTTGGGACGATACAACGAGGCCATTGAAAATTATCAGATTACCTTAGAATTGGACGACCCCACGTCTTTCGCATATTTGCGCTTGGGAAAATGTTTCAACAAGTTAGGAAACAGTGAGATGGCCATTAAGTATTATAAGAAAACGATTAATGAAGATCCGCTATTAGATAAAGGCTGGATTGCTATAGTAGATTATTACTCAAAATTGCTTAATTATCCTAAAGCCTTAAGCTATATAGAAAAAGCGATAGAGGTTGATGGAGAAAATGCATTATACTGGACTAGATATGCGCACCTAAATAAACGCCTAAACTTTTTTGAAGAAGCTGAATATGGTTACCGAAAAGCCATTGAATTAGGTAATTACGAAGAAGAAACCTGGCTATCAAGAGCAGACATTCTATTAGCTTTAGGAGAAACTGAGGCTGTTGTTTCAAACCTTAATCATGGCCTAGAATTCTACCCACAACAAGTGGAAATGGAATACCGTATTGCCGGAGCCTACTACAAATTGAATGAAAATGTAAAGGCTAGATTCCACCTGCAAAATGCGTTAAAGAACGACCCTGAGTTTGTGATCATTCTTGAAGAGTTATTCCCACAGCTTTTGAAAGAGAAAGAAGTTAAAGACCTTATCGCCAGATACAGCTGA